A window of Hevea brasiliensis isolate MT/VB/25A 57/8 chromosome 14, ASM3005281v1, whole genome shotgun sequence contains these coding sequences:
- the LOC110637998 gene encoding uncharacterized protein LOC110637998 isoform X4, with product MSSKSDFQEFQFSGTLSQARKKELSDDRNKVDIRSIKTLNPQHMDAPIILHSRKRDTIQSLSGCDLRKSLAWDSAFFTSPGVLDPEELLETLNFKVGDNGADITGHVEPKSLPFESTITPTNVIDSLRKSLAWDSAFFTSAGVLDADELSIINRGFRRPETLPFPRFEEEIWRSAESNSTINSDCYSLASLEIDLFDDIKASIHKSLDASSNGATSTCKLKREKGRKNGHASKIPHVSSGVKHADSSGESKPSSSLKPLQISSRANPSSIVPSKRASLGANHVKMDNKATKSACGESMAMTKKMCLRESCNIISSSKASTKSPPSFLPAAESEFMGFCSASADFTCKSPSNPRRRTIDSRLDACGSRLRAPLIYLVKNKTELDNSSDFICLPSTSNLSSYTSPASSIDGWSSESSSTSIKQRSNSSAASPETKLLNPQFNNVSMCKSTVSPNISRKLRPSSLRMPSPKIGFFDAENSAALAQNGGLKFHSGVQGASSKNRSGINNASESVNRTRYGKHRLAGTSTGPSSKTGAEDEGNIYLREKKQPLNEHEDIRVQCPENNVHRFGENNKENVGSLANQVDDLSRRMEAVDFSGDFITAFN from the exons ATGTCCTCCAAAAGTGATTTCCAAGAATTTCAATTCTCAGGCACTCTCTCTCAAGCAAGAAAGAAAG AACTTTCAGATGATAGAAACAAGGTTGACATTCGGTCAATCAAGACTCTGAATCCTCAACATATGGATGCTCCCATTATACTTCATTCTAGGAAGAGAGATACTATACAATCTTTATCGGGTTGTGACTTGCGCAAGAGTTTAGCGTGGGATAGTGCCTTTTTCACAAGTCCAG GAGTATTGGATCCAGAAGAGTTGCTTGAGACTCTTAATTTTAAAGTAGGGGATAACGGGGCAGATATAACTGGGCATGTGGAACCAAAGTCTTTACCCTTTGAATCCACAATAACGCCAACAAATGTAATTGATAGTTTGCGCAAAAGTTTAGCTTGGGATAGTGCCTTTTTTACAAGTGCAG GAGTTCTGGATGCTGACGAGTTGTCTATCATAAATAGAGGATTTAGAAGGCCAGAAACACTTCCATTTCCTAGGTTTGAAGAGGAAATCTGGAGGTCTGCTGAATCAAATTCTACCATAAATAGTGATTGTTACTCGCTTGCAAGCCTTGAGATTGATCTTTTTGATGATATAAAAGCATCTATTCACAAGTCACTTGATGCTTCATCCAATGGGGCAACTTCAACTTGCAAACTGAAAAGAGAAAAAGGaaggaaaaatggccatg CTTCAAAAATACCACATGTTTCATCTGGAGTAAAA CATGCTGATTCAAGTGGAGAATCCAAACCTTCATCTTCTCTTAAGCCACTGCAGATATCTAGCCGTGCTAACCCTTCATCGATAGTTCCCAGCAAAAGGGCTTCTTTGGGTGCAAATCATGTTAAAATGGATAATAAAGCTACAAAATCTGCCTGCG GAGAAAGTATGGCCATGACAAAGAAAATGTGTTTGCGGGAGTCATGCAATATTATTTCTAGCTCAAAAGCATCCACAAAATCGCCGCCTTCATTTTTGCCTGCTGCAGAAAGTGAGTTTATGGGATTTTGCTCTGCTTCAGCTGATTTCACTTGTAAATCTCCTTCAAACCCTCGAAGGAGAACAATTGATTCCCGGTTGGATGCTTGTGGTTCAAGGCTTAGAGCTCCTTTGATATACTTGGTTAAAAATAAAACTGAGTTGGACAATTCTAGTGATTTTATTTGTTTACCGTCCACATCCAATTTGTCCTCTTATACATCACCTGCTAGTTCCATTGATGGATGGTCCTCAGAATCATCATCAACATCTATCAAGCAGAGATCAAATAGTTCTGCTGCTAGTCCT GAAACCAAGCTCTTGAATCCACAGTTCAACAATGTCTCAATGTGTAAAAGTACTGTTTCTCCAAATATTTCAAGAAAACTGAGACCTTCAAGTCTTCGAATGCCATCACCAAAAATAGGATTTTTTGATGCG GAAAATTCTGCTGCTTTAGCACAAAATGGAGGTCTGAAATTTCACTCTGGTGTACAGGGCGCTTCTTCCAAAAACAGAAGTGGTATTAACAACGCCAGTGAATCAGTAAATAGAACAAGATATGGCAAGCATCGGTTGGCAGGAACCTCAACAGGACCTTCTAGTAAAACAGGTGCGGAGGATGAGGGGAATATCTACTTAAGGGAGAAGAAGCAACCATTGAATGAGCATGAAGATATCAGGGTGCAATGCCCTGAAAATAATGTGCATAGATTTGGTGAAAATAACAAGGAAAATGTAGGTAGTTTGGCAAATCAAGTTGATGACCTCAGTCGACGAATGGAAGCCGTTGATTTTAGTGGGGACTTTATTACAGCATTCAATTGA
- the LOC110637998 gene encoding uncharacterized protein LOC110637998 isoform X1, with translation MSSKSDFQEFQFSGTLSQARKKELSDDRNKVDIRSIKTLNPQHMDAPIILHSRKRDTIQSLSGCDLRKSLAWDSAFFTSPGVLDPEELLETLNFKVGDNGADITGHVEPKSLPFESTITPTNVIDSLRKSLAWDSAFFTSAGVLDADELSIINRGFRRPETLPFPRFEEEIWRSAESNSTINSDCYSLASLEIDLFDDIKASIHKSLDASSNGATSTCKLKREKGRKNGHASKIPHVSSGVKHADSSGESKPSSSLKPLQISSRANPSSIVPSKRASLGANHVKMDNKATKSACGESMAMTKKMCLRESCNIISSSKASTKSPPSFLPAAESEFMGFCSASADFTCKSPSNPRRRTIDSRLDACGSRLRAPLIYLVKNKTELDNSSDFICLPSTSNLSSYTSPASSIDGWSSESSSTSIKQRSNSSAASPVSTPFREISFDIGSPKASDSERHRYGQTLGHEIQETKLLNPQFNNVSMCKSTVSPNISRKLRPSSLRMPSPKIGFFDAENSAALAQNGGLKFHSGVQGASSKNRSGINNASESVNRTRYGKHRLAGTSTGPSSKTGAEDEGNIYLREKKQPLNEHEDIRVQCPENNVHRFGENNKENVGSLANQVDDLSRRMEAVDFSGDFITAFN, from the exons ATGTCCTCCAAAAGTGATTTCCAAGAATTTCAATTCTCAGGCACTCTCTCTCAAGCAAGAAAGAAAG AACTTTCAGATGATAGAAACAAGGTTGACATTCGGTCAATCAAGACTCTGAATCCTCAACATATGGATGCTCCCATTATACTTCATTCTAGGAAGAGAGATACTATACAATCTTTATCGGGTTGTGACTTGCGCAAGAGTTTAGCGTGGGATAGTGCCTTTTTCACAAGTCCAG GAGTATTGGATCCAGAAGAGTTGCTTGAGACTCTTAATTTTAAAGTAGGGGATAACGGGGCAGATATAACTGGGCATGTGGAACCAAAGTCTTTACCCTTTGAATCCACAATAACGCCAACAAATGTAATTGATAGTTTGCGCAAAAGTTTAGCTTGGGATAGTGCCTTTTTTACAAGTGCAG GAGTTCTGGATGCTGACGAGTTGTCTATCATAAATAGAGGATTTAGAAGGCCAGAAACACTTCCATTTCCTAGGTTTGAAGAGGAAATCTGGAGGTCTGCTGAATCAAATTCTACCATAAATAGTGATTGTTACTCGCTTGCAAGCCTTGAGATTGATCTTTTTGATGATATAAAAGCATCTATTCACAAGTCACTTGATGCTTCATCCAATGGGGCAACTTCAACTTGCAAACTGAAAAGAGAAAAAGGaaggaaaaatggccatg CTTCAAAAATACCACATGTTTCATCTGGAGTAAAA CATGCTGATTCAAGTGGAGAATCCAAACCTTCATCTTCTCTTAAGCCACTGCAGATATCTAGCCGTGCTAACCCTTCATCGATAGTTCCCAGCAAAAGGGCTTCTTTGGGTGCAAATCATGTTAAAATGGATAATAAAGCTACAAAATCTGCCTGCG GAGAAAGTATGGCCATGACAAAGAAAATGTGTTTGCGGGAGTCATGCAATATTATTTCTAGCTCAAAAGCATCCACAAAATCGCCGCCTTCATTTTTGCCTGCTGCAGAAAGTGAGTTTATGGGATTTTGCTCTGCTTCAGCTGATTTCACTTGTAAATCTCCTTCAAACCCTCGAAGGAGAACAATTGATTCCCGGTTGGATGCTTGTGGTTCAAGGCTTAGAGCTCCTTTGATATACTTGGTTAAAAATAAAACTGAGTTGGACAATTCTAGTGATTTTATTTGTTTACCGTCCACATCCAATTTGTCCTCTTATACATCACCTGCTAGTTCCATTGATGGATGGTCCTCAGAATCATCATCAACATCTATCAAGCAGAGATCAAATAGTTCTGCTGCTAGTCCTGTAAGTACTCCATTTAGAGAGATTTCTTTTGACATTGGTTCCCCTAAAGCATCAGATTCTGAAAGGCATAGATATGGTCAAACCTTGGGGCATGAAATTCAGGAAACCAAGCTCTTGAATCCACAGTTCAACAATGTCTCAATGTGTAAAAGTACTGTTTCTCCAAATATTTCAAGAAAACTGAGACCTTCAAGTCTTCGAATGCCATCACCAAAAATAGGATTTTTTGATGCG GAAAATTCTGCTGCTTTAGCACAAAATGGAGGTCTGAAATTTCACTCTGGTGTACAGGGCGCTTCTTCCAAAAACAGAAGTGGTATTAACAACGCCAGTGAATCAGTAAATAGAACAAGATATGGCAAGCATCGGTTGGCAGGAACCTCAACAGGACCTTCTAGTAAAACAGGTGCGGAGGATGAGGGGAATATCTACTTAAGGGAGAAGAAGCAACCATTGAATGAGCATGAAGATATCAGGGTGCAATGCCCTGAAAATAATGTGCATAGATTTGGTGAAAATAACAAGGAAAATGTAGGTAGTTTGGCAAATCAAGTTGATGACCTCAGTCGACGAATGGAAGCCGTTGATTTTAGTGGGGACTTTATTACAGCATTCAATTGA
- the LOC110637998 gene encoding uncharacterized protein LOC110637998 isoform X5, whose translation MDAPIILHSRKRDTIQSLSGCDLRKSLAWDSAFFTSPGVLDPEELLETLNFKVGDNGADITGHVEPKSLPFESTITPTNVIDSLRKSLAWDSAFFTSAGVLDADELSIINRGFRRPETLPFPRFEEEIWRSAESNSTINSDCYSLASLEIDLFDDIKASIHKSLDASSNGATSTCKLKREKGRKNGHASKIPHVSSGVKHADSSGESKPSSSLKPLQISSRANPSSIVPSKRASLGANHVKMDNKATKSACGESMAMTKKMCLRESCNIISSSKASTKSPPSFLPAAESEFMGFCSASADFTCKSPSNPRRRTIDSRLDACGSRLRAPLIYLVKNKTELDNSSDFICLPSTSNLSSYTSPASSIDGWSSESSSTSIKQRSNSSAASPVSTPFREISFDIGSPKASDSERHRYGQTLGHEIQETKLLNPQFNNVSMCKSTVSPNISRKLRPSSLRMPSPKIGFFDAENSAALAQNGGLKFHSGVQGASSKNRSGINNASESVNRTRYGKHRLAGTSTGPSSKTGAEDEGNIYLREKKQPLNEHEDIRVQCPENNVHRFGENNKENVGSLANQVDDLSRRMEAVDFSGDFITAFN comes from the exons ATGGATGCTCCCATTATACTTCATTCTAGGAAGAGAGATACTATACAATCTTTATCGGGTTGTGACTTGCGCAAGAGTTTAGCGTGGGATAGTGCCTTTTTCACAAGTCCAG GAGTATTGGATCCAGAAGAGTTGCTTGAGACTCTTAATTTTAAAGTAGGGGATAACGGGGCAGATATAACTGGGCATGTGGAACCAAAGTCTTTACCCTTTGAATCCACAATAACGCCAACAAATGTAATTGATAGTTTGCGCAAAAGTTTAGCTTGGGATAGTGCCTTTTTTACAAGTGCAG GAGTTCTGGATGCTGACGAGTTGTCTATCATAAATAGAGGATTTAGAAGGCCAGAAACACTTCCATTTCCTAGGTTTGAAGAGGAAATCTGGAGGTCTGCTGAATCAAATTCTACCATAAATAGTGATTGTTACTCGCTTGCAAGCCTTGAGATTGATCTTTTTGATGATATAAAAGCATCTATTCACAAGTCACTTGATGCTTCATCCAATGGGGCAACTTCAACTTGCAAACTGAAAAGAGAAAAAGGaaggaaaaatggccatg CTTCAAAAATACCACATGTTTCATCTGGAGTAAAA CATGCTGATTCAAGTGGAGAATCCAAACCTTCATCTTCTCTTAAGCCACTGCAGATATCTAGCCGTGCTAACCCTTCATCGATAGTTCCCAGCAAAAGGGCTTCTTTGGGTGCAAATCATGTTAAAATGGATAATAAAGCTACAAAATCTGCCTGCG GAGAAAGTATGGCCATGACAAAGAAAATGTGTTTGCGGGAGTCATGCAATATTATTTCTAGCTCAAAAGCATCCACAAAATCGCCGCCTTCATTTTTGCCTGCTGCAGAAAGTGAGTTTATGGGATTTTGCTCTGCTTCAGCTGATTTCACTTGTAAATCTCCTTCAAACCCTCGAAGGAGAACAATTGATTCCCGGTTGGATGCTTGTGGTTCAAGGCTTAGAGCTCCTTTGATATACTTGGTTAAAAATAAAACTGAGTTGGACAATTCTAGTGATTTTATTTGTTTACCGTCCACATCCAATTTGTCCTCTTATACATCACCTGCTAGTTCCATTGATGGATGGTCCTCAGAATCATCATCAACATCTATCAAGCAGAGATCAAATAGTTCTGCTGCTAGTCCTGTAAGTACTCCATTTAGAGAGATTTCTTTTGACATTGGTTCCCCTAAAGCATCAGATTCTGAAAGGCATAGATATGGTCAAACCTTGGGGCATGAAATTCAGGAAACCAAGCTCTTGAATCCACAGTTCAACAATGTCTCAATGTGTAAAAGTACTGTTTCTCCAAATATTTCAAGAAAACTGAGACCTTCAAGTCTTCGAATGCCATCACCAAAAATAGGATTTTTTGATGCG GAAAATTCTGCTGCTTTAGCACAAAATGGAGGTCTGAAATTTCACTCTGGTGTACAGGGCGCTTCTTCCAAAAACAGAAGTGGTATTAACAACGCCAGTGAATCAGTAAATAGAACAAGATATGGCAAGCATCGGTTGGCAGGAACCTCAACAGGACCTTCTAGTAAAACAGGTGCGGAGGATGAGGGGAATATCTACTTAAGGGAGAAGAAGCAACCATTGAATGAGCATGAAGATATCAGGGTGCAATGCCCTGAAAATAATGTGCATAGATTTGGTGAAAATAACAAGGAAAATGTAGGTAGTTTGGCAAATCAAGTTGATGACCTCAGTCGACGAATGGAAGCCGTTGATTTTAGTGGGGACTTTATTACAGCATTCAATTGA
- the LOC110637998 gene encoding uncharacterized protein LOC110637998 isoform X2 has protein sequence MSSKSDFQEFQFSELSDDRNKVDIRSIKTLNPQHMDAPIILHSRKRDTIQSLSGCDLRKSLAWDSAFFTSPGVLDPEELLETLNFKVGDNGADITGHVEPKSLPFESTITPTNVIDSLRKSLAWDSAFFTSAGVLDADELSIINRGFRRPETLPFPRFEEEIWRSAESNSTINSDCYSLASLEIDLFDDIKASIHKSLDASSNGATSTCKLKREKGRKNGHASKIPHVSSGVKHADSSGESKPSSSLKPLQISSRANPSSIVPSKRASLGANHVKMDNKATKSACGESMAMTKKMCLRESCNIISSSKASTKSPPSFLPAAESEFMGFCSASADFTCKSPSNPRRRTIDSRLDACGSRLRAPLIYLVKNKTELDNSSDFICLPSTSNLSSYTSPASSIDGWSSESSSTSIKQRSNSSAASPVSTPFREISFDIGSPKASDSERHRYGQTLGHEIQETKLLNPQFNNVSMCKSTVSPNISRKLRPSSLRMPSPKIGFFDAENSAALAQNGGLKFHSGVQGASSKNRSGINNASESVNRTRYGKHRLAGTSTGPSSKTGAEDEGNIYLREKKQPLNEHEDIRVQCPENNVHRFGENNKENVGSLANQVDDLSRRMEAVDFSGDFITAFN, from the exons ATGTCCTCCAAAAGTGATTTCCAAGAATTTCAATTCTCAG AACTTTCAGATGATAGAAACAAGGTTGACATTCGGTCAATCAAGACTCTGAATCCTCAACATATGGATGCTCCCATTATACTTCATTCTAGGAAGAGAGATACTATACAATCTTTATCGGGTTGTGACTTGCGCAAGAGTTTAGCGTGGGATAGTGCCTTTTTCACAAGTCCAG GAGTATTGGATCCAGAAGAGTTGCTTGAGACTCTTAATTTTAAAGTAGGGGATAACGGGGCAGATATAACTGGGCATGTGGAACCAAAGTCTTTACCCTTTGAATCCACAATAACGCCAACAAATGTAATTGATAGTTTGCGCAAAAGTTTAGCTTGGGATAGTGCCTTTTTTACAAGTGCAG GAGTTCTGGATGCTGACGAGTTGTCTATCATAAATAGAGGATTTAGAAGGCCAGAAACACTTCCATTTCCTAGGTTTGAAGAGGAAATCTGGAGGTCTGCTGAATCAAATTCTACCATAAATAGTGATTGTTACTCGCTTGCAAGCCTTGAGATTGATCTTTTTGATGATATAAAAGCATCTATTCACAAGTCACTTGATGCTTCATCCAATGGGGCAACTTCAACTTGCAAACTGAAAAGAGAAAAAGGaaggaaaaatggccatg CTTCAAAAATACCACATGTTTCATCTGGAGTAAAA CATGCTGATTCAAGTGGAGAATCCAAACCTTCATCTTCTCTTAAGCCACTGCAGATATCTAGCCGTGCTAACCCTTCATCGATAGTTCCCAGCAAAAGGGCTTCTTTGGGTGCAAATCATGTTAAAATGGATAATAAAGCTACAAAATCTGCCTGCG GAGAAAGTATGGCCATGACAAAGAAAATGTGTTTGCGGGAGTCATGCAATATTATTTCTAGCTCAAAAGCATCCACAAAATCGCCGCCTTCATTTTTGCCTGCTGCAGAAAGTGAGTTTATGGGATTTTGCTCTGCTTCAGCTGATTTCACTTGTAAATCTCCTTCAAACCCTCGAAGGAGAACAATTGATTCCCGGTTGGATGCTTGTGGTTCAAGGCTTAGAGCTCCTTTGATATACTTGGTTAAAAATAAAACTGAGTTGGACAATTCTAGTGATTTTATTTGTTTACCGTCCACATCCAATTTGTCCTCTTATACATCACCTGCTAGTTCCATTGATGGATGGTCCTCAGAATCATCATCAACATCTATCAAGCAGAGATCAAATAGTTCTGCTGCTAGTCCTGTAAGTACTCCATTTAGAGAGATTTCTTTTGACATTGGTTCCCCTAAAGCATCAGATTCTGAAAGGCATAGATATGGTCAAACCTTGGGGCATGAAATTCAGGAAACCAAGCTCTTGAATCCACAGTTCAACAATGTCTCAATGTGTAAAAGTACTGTTTCTCCAAATATTTCAAGAAAACTGAGACCTTCAAGTCTTCGAATGCCATCACCAAAAATAGGATTTTTTGATGCG GAAAATTCTGCTGCTTTAGCACAAAATGGAGGTCTGAAATTTCACTCTGGTGTACAGGGCGCTTCTTCCAAAAACAGAAGTGGTATTAACAACGCCAGTGAATCAGTAAATAGAACAAGATATGGCAAGCATCGGTTGGCAGGAACCTCAACAGGACCTTCTAGTAAAACAGGTGCGGAGGATGAGGGGAATATCTACTTAAGGGAGAAGAAGCAACCATTGAATGAGCATGAAGATATCAGGGTGCAATGCCCTGAAAATAATGTGCATAGATTTGGTGAAAATAACAAGGAAAATGTAGGTAGTTTGGCAAATCAAGTTGATGACCTCAGTCGACGAATGGAAGCCGTTGATTTTAGTGGGGACTTTATTACAGCATTCAATTGA
- the LOC110637998 gene encoding uncharacterized protein LOC110637998 isoform X3 — protein sequence MSSKSDFQEFQFSGTLSQARKKELSDDRNKVDIRSIKTLNPQHMDAPIILHSRKRDTIQSLSGCDLRKSLAWDSAFFTSPGVLDPEELLETLNFKVGDNGADITGHVEPKSLPFESTITPTNVIDSLRKSLAWDSAFFTSAGVLDADELSIINRGFRRPETLPFPRFEEEIWRSAESNSTINSDCYSLASLEIDLFDDIKASIHKSLDASSNGATSTCKLKREKGRKNGHASKIPHVSSGVKHADSSGESKPSSSLKPLQISSRANPSSIVPSKRASLGANHVKMDNKATKSACGESMAMTKKMCLRESCNIISSSKASTKSPPSFLPAAESEFMGFCSASADFTCKSPSNPRRRTIDSRLDACGSRLRAPLIYLVKNKTELDNSSDFICLPSTSNLSSYTSPASSIDGWSSESSSTSIKQRSNSSAASPVSTPFREISFDIGSPKASDSERHRYGQTLGHEIQETKLLNPQFNNVSMCKSTVSPNISRKLRPSSLRMPSPKIGFFDAGASSKNRSGINNASESVNRTRYGKHRLAGTSTGPSSKTGAEDEGNIYLREKKQPLNEHEDIRVQCPENNVHRFGENNKENVGSLANQVDDLSRRMEAVDFSGDFITAFN from the exons ATGTCCTCCAAAAGTGATTTCCAAGAATTTCAATTCTCAGGCACTCTCTCTCAAGCAAGAAAGAAAG AACTTTCAGATGATAGAAACAAGGTTGACATTCGGTCAATCAAGACTCTGAATCCTCAACATATGGATGCTCCCATTATACTTCATTCTAGGAAGAGAGATACTATACAATCTTTATCGGGTTGTGACTTGCGCAAGAGTTTAGCGTGGGATAGTGCCTTTTTCACAAGTCCAG GAGTATTGGATCCAGAAGAGTTGCTTGAGACTCTTAATTTTAAAGTAGGGGATAACGGGGCAGATATAACTGGGCATGTGGAACCAAAGTCTTTACCCTTTGAATCCACAATAACGCCAACAAATGTAATTGATAGTTTGCGCAAAAGTTTAGCTTGGGATAGTGCCTTTTTTACAAGTGCAG GAGTTCTGGATGCTGACGAGTTGTCTATCATAAATAGAGGATTTAGAAGGCCAGAAACACTTCCATTTCCTAGGTTTGAAGAGGAAATCTGGAGGTCTGCTGAATCAAATTCTACCATAAATAGTGATTGTTACTCGCTTGCAAGCCTTGAGATTGATCTTTTTGATGATATAAAAGCATCTATTCACAAGTCACTTGATGCTTCATCCAATGGGGCAACTTCAACTTGCAAACTGAAAAGAGAAAAAGGaaggaaaaatggccatg CTTCAAAAATACCACATGTTTCATCTGGAGTAAAA CATGCTGATTCAAGTGGAGAATCCAAACCTTCATCTTCTCTTAAGCCACTGCAGATATCTAGCCGTGCTAACCCTTCATCGATAGTTCCCAGCAAAAGGGCTTCTTTGGGTGCAAATCATGTTAAAATGGATAATAAAGCTACAAAATCTGCCTGCG GAGAAAGTATGGCCATGACAAAGAAAATGTGTTTGCGGGAGTCATGCAATATTATTTCTAGCTCAAAAGCATCCACAAAATCGCCGCCTTCATTTTTGCCTGCTGCAGAAAGTGAGTTTATGGGATTTTGCTCTGCTTCAGCTGATTTCACTTGTAAATCTCCTTCAAACCCTCGAAGGAGAACAATTGATTCCCGGTTGGATGCTTGTGGTTCAAGGCTTAGAGCTCCTTTGATATACTTGGTTAAAAATAAAACTGAGTTGGACAATTCTAGTGATTTTATTTGTTTACCGTCCACATCCAATTTGTCCTCTTATACATCACCTGCTAGTTCCATTGATGGATGGTCCTCAGAATCATCATCAACATCTATCAAGCAGAGATCAAATAGTTCTGCTGCTAGTCCTGTAAGTACTCCATTTAGAGAGATTTCTTTTGACATTGGTTCCCCTAAAGCATCAGATTCTGAAAGGCATAGATATGGTCAAACCTTGGGGCATGAAATTCAGGAAACCAAGCTCTTGAATCCACAGTTCAACAATGTCTCAATGTGTAAAAGTACTGTTTCTCCAAATATTTCAAGAAAACTGAGACCTTCAAGTCTTCGAATGCCATCACCAAAAATAGGATTTTTTGATGCG GGCGCTTCTTCCAAAAACAGAAGTGGTATTAACAACGCCAGTGAATCAGTAAATAGAACAAGATATGGCAAGCATCGGTTGGCAGGAACCTCAACAGGACCTTCTAGTAAAACAGGTGCGGAGGATGAGGGGAATATCTACTTAAGGGAGAAGAAGCAACCATTGAATGAGCATGAAGATATCAGGGTGCAATGCCCTGAAAATAATGTGCATAGATTTGGTGAAAATAACAAGGAAAATGTAGGTAGTTTGGCAAATCAAGTTGATGACCTCAGTCGACGAATGGAAGCCGTTGATTTTAGTGGGGACTTTATTACAGCATTCAATTGA